In Verrucomicrobiota bacterium, the genomic stretch CGCCCGCGATGTCCTGGGCGGCGAGGAAACCATCAAGGTCGCCGGTGAAAAGTACCTGCCAAAATTGGAAGTGCAAAGTGAGACGGAGTACCAGGCGTACAAAATGCGCGCTTCGTTTTTTAATGCGTGTGCGCGCACGCTGGCTGGTTATGTCGGCATGATTTTCCGCAAGCCGCCGTATTTACGCCTGCCGGAAACCAACAGCGCGCTGGGCAAAGCCATGGCTGAATTCAATAATGACGCCGACATGCTGGGGACATCGCTTTACGGCTACGCCAAACAGGTGATCAGCGAAGTGGTGAGCGTAGGGCGCTGCGGGACGCTGGTGGACTGGGAACAAGATGCGGAAAGCCGCGCGTATGCGGCGCTGTATCGCGCTGAACAAATTCTGAACTGGCGAGTGGAGCGCGTGAATGGGCGCAACATCGCCACGCTGTTGGTGCTGCATGAGCCGGAGGGTGGTGAACGCCAGGGCACGGATTTGTTTGACTCGGTGGTGGGCGAACAAATTCGGGTGCTGAGGCTGGATAGGACGAATGGGACTGATGGGAGCAATGGGCAGCGGTGCGTGGTGGATATTTGGCGTCCGAAAAACGACCAAAAAGGCAATGGTGGAAAAACAGAATGGGAATTGGCTGAGACACGGATTCCGTTGCGAATGGGCAAGCCGCTGCCGCTGATTCCATTCGTGTTCCATGGGCCGGAGAACTCGCGGCCGACGGTGCCACGGGTGCCGTTGGAAGACATCATGGCGATGAACCTGACCCATTATCGGATGGATGCCGACTATA encodes the following:
- a CDS encoding DUF4055 domain-containing protein; this encodes MPVNNTHPEYELMTANWIRARDVLGGEETIKVAGEKYLPKLEVQSETEYQAYKMRASFFNACARTLAGYVGMIFRKPPYLRLPETNSALGKAMAEFNNDADMLGTSLYGYAKQVISEVVSVGRCGTLVDWEQDAESRAYAALYRAEQILNWRVERVNGRNIATLLVLHEPEGGERQGTDLFDSVVGEQIRVLRLDRTNGTDGSNGQRCVVDIWRPKNDQKGNGGKTEWELAETRIPLRMGKPLPLIPFVFHGPENSRPTVPRVPLEDIMAMNLTHYRMDADYKHGLHYTALPTAWVSGFDKDAKLQIGSSVAWVAPTAGATAGFLEFMGQGLGSFERALDHAERLMAVLGSRLLEGQKKVAETAEAMQIRQSGEDCILGSMAASVSESITQVLRWAYWWNSTEEKPDDVTDQQALLDLNTDFSTHGMSAQEITAVVMAWQAGAMSQDTMFELFRRSEILPDGRGNEEEMGLIGKAKASGKVTSDQLSVTSKPENAQIAAVK